In Pseudonocardia sp. C8, one genomic interval encodes:
- a CDS encoding histidine kinase dimerization/phospho-acceptor domain-containing protein yields MTRRPVSLAWRVTAACLLVALAAVGVAAVVSLQLVTMTARQVTRGTLAQQADVVAAQLVEGPATPSGGVAGMRRVVDVLRAQEVAVVRLGTPRAGNGPVGLALTRARADRARTGTPVSGAADVGGKVYLVEARPSPAGAFALVRSVDSGPVGALRRNVGLAVGVGVVVAVLVGAVVGRMSGRPLRTVAAAAHRLRGRERDVRVPVRGPAEVAEVAGAVNELADALARSEDRQRRFLLSVSHELRTPLTAVRGFGESLADGVVTGPDVRPAGATIVREAGRLDRLVTDLMELARLEADDFAVDPAEVDLAALVTEAGQAWELRGRDTGVVLHVETPDHPVPVRADPRRLRQVLDGLAENALRVTPAGAPLVLAARDGGVLQVRDGGPGLSDEDYAVVFERGALHDRYRGHRPTGTGGVGLALAHGLVTRMGGTISAAPAPEGGVAFTVTLAGLMPR; encoded by the coding sequence GTGACCCGGCGGCCGGTGTCGCTGGCCTGGCGGGTGACCGCCGCCTGCCTGCTCGTCGCGCTCGCGGCGGTCGGCGTCGCCGCCGTCGTGTCCCTGCAGCTGGTCACCATGACCGCGCGCCAGGTGACCCGCGGGACGCTGGCCCAGCAGGCCGACGTGGTCGCCGCCCAGCTGGTCGAGGGGCCCGCGACACCGTCCGGCGGCGTGGCGGGCATGCGCCGGGTGGTCGACGTGCTGCGGGCCCAGGAGGTGGCCGTGGTGCGGCTCGGGACGCCCCGGGCCGGGAACGGTCCGGTCGGCCTCGCGCTGACCCGCGCCCGTGCGGACCGGGCGCGGACCGGGACGCCGGTCTCCGGTGCCGCCGACGTCGGCGGGAAGGTCTACCTGGTCGAGGCGCGGCCCAGCCCGGCCGGGGCGTTCGCGCTGGTGCGCTCGGTCGACTCCGGGCCGGTCGGTGCGCTGCGGCGGAACGTCGGGCTGGCCGTCGGCGTCGGGGTGGTGGTCGCGGTGCTGGTGGGCGCCGTCGTCGGCCGGATGTCCGGGCGCCCGCTGCGCACGGTCGCGGCGGCCGCGCACCGGTTGCGCGGACGTGAGCGCGACGTGCGGGTCCCGGTCCGCGGGCCGGCCGAGGTGGCCGAGGTGGCCGGCGCGGTGAACGAGCTGGCGGACGCGCTGGCCCGCAGCGAGGACCGGCAACGCCGGTTCCTGCTGTCGGTGTCGCACGAGCTGCGCACCCCGCTGACCGCGGTGCGGGGCTTCGGGGAGTCGCTCGCCGACGGCGTCGTCACCGGGCCGGACGTGCGGCCGGCCGGTGCGACGATCGTGCGGGAGGCGGGGCGCCTGGACCGCCTGGTCACCGACCTGATGGAGCTGGCCCGGCTCGAGGCCGACGACTTCGCCGTCGACCCGGCCGAGGTGGACCTCGCCGCGCTGGTGACCGAGGCCGGGCAGGCGTGGGAGCTCCGCGGCCGGGACACCGGCGTCGTGCTGCACGTCGAGACGCCGGACCACCCGGTCCCGGTGCGGGCCGACCCGCGCCGGCTGCGCCAGGTGCTCGACGGCCTGGCCGAGAACGCGCTACGCGTGACCCCGGCCGGGGCCCCGCTGGTGCTCGCCGCGCGGGACGGCGGCGTGCTGCAGGTGCGCGACGGCGGACCGGGACTGTCCGACGAGGACTATGCCGTGGTGTTCGAGCGGGGCGCGCTGCACGACAGGTACCGGGGCCACCGTCCGACCGGGACCGGTGGGGTCGGGCTGGCTCTGGCGCACGGCCTGGTGACCCGGATGGGCGGGACGATCTCCGCGGCACCTGCGCCCGAGGGCGGGGTCGCCTTCACGGTCACGCTCGCCGGGCTCATGCCGCGGTGA
- a CDS encoding amidase, whose amino-acid sequence MAIPPPDPARLSALNEHFAFGLSETELAEYGPAVAATLTASERVEELYTATAPPPPDRKWAEPADNPLGAWYVTTSIPGAAGGPLAGRTVAVKDNVPVAGVPMMNGSRTVEGFVPRRDATVVTRLLDAGATIAGKSVCEDLCFSGGSFTSHPGPVRNPWDPARNAGGSSSGSAALVVSGAVDLALGGDQGGSVRIPASFCGGVGHKPTHGLVPYTGAFPIEQTIDHLGPMTRTVADAAAMLTVLAGVDGLDPRQPTAIDPVDYAAALGDPADGLRIGVVTEGFGTPVSDPGVDDAVRDAVAVLRGAGLAAEEVSIPWHADAMAVWNVIATEGAAFQMIDGNAYGMNSPGLYDPELIAHYAAGRITRGAELSKTVKLVGLSGRYTFELGGGKYYAMARNLALDLRRAYDDALTAYDALVMPTLPYTARELLGRDAPLDTYLPTALSMIGNTAPFDVTGHPAASVPTALVDGLPAGLMIVGKRFDDATVLRVAHTYEQAVGGFPAPPPRAG is encoded by the coding sequence ATGGCGATACCGCCGCCCGACCCCGCCCGCCTGTCCGCTCTGAACGAGCACTTCGCGTTCGGGCTGTCCGAGACGGAGCTCGCGGAGTACGGGCCCGCGGTGGCCGCCACGCTCACCGCCTCCGAGCGGGTCGAGGAGCTGTACACCGCGACCGCGCCACCGCCGCCGGACCGGAAGTGGGCCGAGCCGGCCGACAACCCGCTCGGCGCCTGGTACGTCACGACCTCGATCCCCGGGGCCGCAGGCGGCCCGCTCGCCGGCCGGACCGTGGCCGTGAAGGACAACGTGCCCGTGGCCGGCGTGCCGATGATGAACGGCTCGCGCACCGTCGAGGGGTTCGTCCCGCGCCGGGACGCCACCGTCGTGACCCGGCTGCTGGACGCCGGGGCGACGATCGCCGGCAAGTCCGTCTGCGAGGACCTGTGCTTCTCCGGGGGCAGCTTCACCTCGCATCCCGGGCCGGTGCGCAACCCGTGGGATCCCGCCCGCAACGCCGGGGGCTCGTCGTCGGGCAGCGCCGCCCTCGTCGTCTCCGGGGCGGTCGACCTGGCCCTCGGCGGCGACCAGGGCGGCTCGGTCCGGATCCCCGCCTCGTTCTGCGGCGGTGTCGGGCACAAGCCCACCCACGGCCTGGTGCCCTACACCGGCGCGTTCCCCATCGAGCAGACCATCGACCACCTCGGCCCGATGACCCGCACCGTCGCCGACGCCGCTGCGATGCTGACCGTCCTGGCGGGGGTCGACGGCCTCGACCCCCGCCAGCCCACCGCGATCGACCCGGTGGACTACGCCGCGGCCCTCGGCGACCCCGCGGACGGGCTGCGGATCGGGGTCGTCACCGAGGGCTTCGGCACCCCGGTCAGCGATCCCGGCGTCGACGACGCCGTCCGGGACGCGGTCGCCGTCCTGCGCGGGGCGGGGCTCGCCGCCGAGGAGGTCTCCATCCCCTGGCACGCCGACGCGATGGCGGTCTGGAACGTCATCGCCACCGAGGGGGCGGCGTTCCAGATGATCGACGGCAACGCCTACGGCATGAACTCCCCGGGCCTCTACGACCCCGAACTGATCGCCCACTACGCCGCCGGGCGGATCACCCGCGGCGCCGAGCTGTCCAAGACGGTCAAGCTCGTCGGGCTCTCCGGCCGCTACACCTTCGAGCTCGGCGGCGGGAAGTACTACGCGATGGCCCGCAACCTCGCCCTCGACCTGCGCCGGGCCTACGACGACGCGCTCACCGCCTACGACGCGCTCGTCATGCCCACGCTGCCCTACACCGCCCGGGAGCTGCTCGGCCGCGACGCACCCCTGGACACCTACCTGCCCACCGCCCTGTCGATGATCGGCAACACGGCACCGTTCGACGTGACCGGGCACCCCGCCGCCTCCGTCCCCACTGCACTGGTCGACGGGCTCCCGGCCGGGCTGATGATCGTCGGGAAGCGGTTCGACGACGCCACCGTCCTGCGCGTCGCCCACACCTACGAGCAGGCCGTCGGTGGGTTCCCGGCGCCCCCGCCGCGGGCCGGCTGA
- a CDS encoding DUF1800 family protein, whose protein sequence is MRIAAPAFRASGRGGRTAFEGEAVRRLLQRVGLGARRDELEAARAVGFDATLVRLLSPPGRDAGAAATQPPTFAPAGPRAGKNDPEARAEQRREAALQSRRLGVWWLDRMAAADEPFPERMAWFWHGHFATSAQKVRHPQLMSAQNETLRRLGRGDFRALARAMVVDPAMLVWLDGGGNRVGRPNENLAREFMELFTLGVGNYTEDDVRQAARALTGWRVDRRTLAARLDPAAHDPGPKTVLGTTAEYDAAGLSDLLVTRPASPRFLAGRVWRRFVSDTPPDPATLDALVAAYGPAHDITAMVRAAVTSPAFGDPSSVLVRQPVEWLVGALRALRLPASRMRETALAGGLRDLGQTPFFPPDVGGWPAGPAWLSTAAALSRLRTARALSGAADLSPVTDEPVRGRVEATAALLGLPGFTARTTAALAPLARRPPDLVAAALASPENTVSA, encoded by the coding sequence ATGCGCATCGCAGCACCGGCGTTCCGCGCATCGGGGAGGGGTGGCCGGACGGCCTTTGAGGGGGAGGCCGTCCGGCGCCTGCTCCAGCGGGTCGGCCTGGGAGCGCGCCGCGACGAGCTGGAGGCGGCGCGGGCCGTCGGGTTCGACGCGACGCTGGTCCGGCTGCTGTCCCCGCCGGGGCGCGACGCCGGGGCGGCCGCGACACAGCCGCCCACCTTCGCACCGGCCGGGCCGCGGGCCGGGAAGAACGACCCGGAGGCCCGCGCGGAGCAGCGTCGCGAGGCGGCCCTGCAGTCGCGCCGGCTCGGGGTGTGGTGGCTGGACCGGATGGCGGCCGCCGATGAGCCGTTCCCGGAACGGATGGCCTGGTTCTGGCACGGGCACTTCGCCACGAGCGCGCAGAAGGTGCGCCACCCGCAGCTGATGTCGGCGCAGAACGAGACGCTGCGGCGGCTCGGCCGGGGCGACTTCCGCGCGCTCGCCCGCGCGATGGTGGTCGACCCGGCCATGCTGGTGTGGCTGGACGGCGGCGGGAACCGGGTCGGCAGGCCGAACGAGAACCTGGCCCGCGAGTTCATGGAGCTGTTCACCCTCGGCGTCGGCAACTACACCGAGGACGACGTGCGGCAAGCGGCGCGCGCGCTCACCGGATGGCGGGTCGACCGCCGGACCCTCGCCGCGCGGCTCGACCCGGCCGCCCACGACCCCGGCCCGAAGACCGTGCTGGGCACCACGGCCGAGTACGACGCCGCCGGGCTCTCCGACCTGCTGGTCACCCGGCCCGCGTCGCCCCGCTTCCTGGCCGGCCGGGTGTGGCGCCGGTTCGTCTCGGACACGCCGCCGGACCCGGCGACCCTCGACGCCCTGGTCGCCGCGTACGGCCCGGCCCACGACATCACGGCGATGGTGCGCGCCGCGGTGACGTCCCCGGCGTTCGGTGACCCGTCATCGGTGCTCGTGCGCCAGCCGGTGGAGTGGCTGGTCGGGGCGCTGCGCGCGCTGCGCCTGCCGGCGTCCCGGATGAGGGAGACCGCCCTGGCCGGCGGTCTGCGCGATCTCGGCCAGACCCCGTTCTTCCCGCCGGACGTCGGTGGCTGGCCGGCCGGTCCGGCCTGGCTGTCGACGGCCGCCGCGCTGTCCCGGCTCCGGACGGCACGCGCCCTCAGCGGTGCCGCGGACCTGTCCCCCGTCACCGACGAACCCGTCCGCGGGCGGGTCGAGGCCACCGCCGCGCTGCTCGGGCTGCCCGGGTTCACCGCGCGCACCACGGCCGCGCTGGCCCCGCTCGCCCGGCGGCCGCCGGACCTGGTCGCGGCCGCACTCGCGTCCCCCGAGAACACCGTCAGCGCCTGA
- a CDS encoding DUF1501 domain-containing protein — translation MNTLTRRRFLAFSGMATAAAAATSAGWMELADRARTDPLPPGAPVLVLVTLYGGNDGLNTVVPAADPAYHSARPDLAYDQGEVLDLGEGLGLNPGLPGLKGQWDRGTLAIVRGVSYPKPDRSHFRSMDIWQTADPVGPSSTGWIGRWLDANGRDPLAAVSLEPVLPPLLAGAATTGAALPLRGLALPRGELGTAFAAMGSGDGGEPALQATAARSIADLHRTVDTFGSALGDTTGSAGKGSDALAAQLEVVARCVELGAPSRVYSVSLGGFDTHADERDTQQRLLSEVDAAVSGFLTRMTGTDRGRQVVVTVYSEFGRRVAANANEGTDHGTAGPVLVAGDGVRGGFVGEQPSLTDLDDGDLKATTDFRDVYATLLTRVLGADPEPVLGPGRTELPLFTAA, via the coding sequence GTGAACACCCTGACCCGACGCCGGTTCCTGGCCTTCAGCGGGATGGCGACGGCTGCCGCCGCGGCGACCAGCGCCGGCTGGATGGAGCTGGCCGACCGCGCCCGCACCGACCCGCTCCCGCCCGGTGCCCCGGTGCTCGTGCTGGTCACGCTGTACGGCGGCAACGACGGCCTGAACACGGTGGTGCCCGCGGCCGACCCCGCCTACCACTCGGCCCGGCCCGACCTCGCCTACGACCAGGGCGAGGTGCTCGACCTCGGCGAGGGGCTGGGTCTCAACCCCGGCCTGCCCGGGCTCAAGGGGCAGTGGGACCGCGGCACGCTCGCGATCGTGCGCGGGGTGAGCTACCCGAAGCCCGACCGCAGCCATTTCCGCTCGATGGACATCTGGCAGACCGCGGACCCGGTCGGCCCGTCGTCGACCGGGTGGATCGGACGGTGGCTGGACGCGAACGGCCGGGACCCGCTCGCCGCGGTGTCCCTGGAGCCGGTGCTGCCGCCGCTGCTGGCCGGGGCGGCCACGACCGGGGCCGCGCTGCCACTGCGCGGGCTGGCACTGCCCCGCGGGGAGCTCGGCACGGCGTTCGCAGCGATGGGCTCCGGGGACGGCGGGGAGCCGGCGCTGCAGGCCACGGCCGCACGATCGATCGCCGACCTGCACCGGACCGTGGACACGTTCGGCTCCGCGCTCGGCGACACCACCGGCTCCGCGGGGAAGGGAAGCGACGCGCTCGCCGCGCAGCTCGAGGTGGTGGCCCGCTGCGTCGAGCTGGGGGCGCCGAGCCGGGTGTACTCGGTGAGCCTCGGCGGGTTCGACACGCACGCCGACGAGCGCGACACCCAGCAGCGCCTGCTGTCCGAGGTGGACGCTGCGGTGTCCGGGTTCCTGACCCGGATGACCGGCACGGACCGCGGGCGGCAGGTGGTGGTGACGGTCTACTCCGAGTTCGGACGGCGGGTGGCCGCGAACGCCAACGAGGGCACCGACCACGGCACCGCGGGCCCGGTGCTGGTCGCCGGCGACGGCGTGCGGGGCGGCTTCGTCGGCGAGCAGCCCAGCCTGACCGATCTCGACGACGGCGACCTCAAAGCGACGACCGATTTCCGCGACGTCTACGCCACGCTGCTCACCCGGGTGCTCGGTGCCGACCCGGAACCGGTCCTCGGGCCGGGCCGGACCGAGCTGCCGCTGTTCACCGCGGCATGA
- a CDS encoding response regulator transcription factor: MTPTGERGLVLVVEDDRAIAELVALYLRRDGFGVLVEPDGEAALGAVRRHRPVAIVLDVGLPGLDGIEVCRRLRAAQDRTPVLFVTARDDEVDRILGLEIGADDYVTKPFSPRELAVRVRTVLRRSGDVAGEQLVAGTVRVDVDRRRVHAGDDEVELTATEFDLLAHLMRAPGRVFSREQLLSAVWGYPAGTGTRTVDVHVAQLRAKLGPSGPIRTVRGVGYAAEEGPR, from the coding sequence ATGACGCCGACCGGAGAGCGGGGACTGGTCCTGGTGGTCGAGGACGACCGCGCGATCGCCGAGCTGGTGGCGCTGTACCTGCGCCGCGACGGGTTCGGGGTGCTGGTCGAGCCGGACGGCGAGGCCGCCCTGGGCGCGGTCCGCCGGCACCGGCCGGTGGCGATCGTGCTGGACGTCGGGCTGCCCGGGCTGGACGGGATCGAGGTGTGCCGGCGGCTGCGCGCGGCGCAGGACCGGACGCCGGTGCTGTTCGTGACCGCCCGCGACGACGAGGTGGACCGCATACTCGGCCTGGAGATCGGCGCCGACGACTACGTGACCAAGCCGTTCAGCCCGCGCGAGCTGGCCGTGCGGGTCCGCACCGTGCTGCGCCGGTCCGGGGATGTGGCGGGCGAGCAGCTCGTCGCCGGCACGGTCCGGGTGGACGTCGACCGCAGGCGGGTGCACGCCGGTGACGACGAGGTCGAGCTCACCGCGACGGAGTTCGACCTGCTGGCCCACCTGATGAGGGCGCCGGGCCGGGTGTTCTCCCGCGAGCAGCTGCTGTCCGCGGTCTGGGGCTACCCGGCCGGGACCGGCACCCGCACGGTGGATGTGCACGTCGCGCAGCTGCGCGCGAAGCTCGGTCCGTCCGGTCCGATCCGGACCGTGCGCGGTGTCGGCTACGCCGCGGAGGAGGGCCCGCGGTGA